A part of Carettochelys insculpta isolate YL-2023 chromosome 1, ASM3395843v1, whole genome shotgun sequence genomic DNA contains:
- the IFT57 gene encoding intraflagellar transport protein 57 homolog isoform X3 has product MAEETGGGRRGGEELEAAERGPGAAYHMFVLMEDLLEKLKLLNYEEEALRRHHLRPLSRHYFALPTNPGEQFYMFCTIAAWLITKAGHPFEQPQEYDDPNATISNILSELRSFGRSVDFPPSKLKAGYGEQACYVLDCLAEQALKHTGFSWKRPVYPTEELEEEAIIEDDAELTLDKLEEEIVEEESDNEENYIDLNVLKAQTYRSDINESTKQEEILQSTTDAAEWNLEVERVLPQLKVTIRTDNKDWRIHVDQMHQHKDGIESALKETRGYFDKLHNEISRTLEKVNSREKYINNQLEHLVQEYRTAQAQLSEAKEKYQQGSGGVTERTRTLSELL; this is encoded by the exons ATGGCGGAGGAGACCGGCGGCGGGCGCCGCGGCGGCGAGGAGCTGGAGGCGGCGGAGCGGGGCCCGGGCGCGGCCTATCACATGTTTGTGCTGATGGAGGATTTGCTGGAGAAGCTGAAGCTGCTCAACTACGAGGAGGAGGCGCTGCGGCGCCACCACCTGCGGCCCCTGTCCAG GCACTACTTTGCATTACCCACTAATCCTGGTGAGCAGTTCTACATGTTTTGCACTATTGCTGCTTGGCTGATTACAAAAGCAGGACATCCCTTTGAACAGCCGCAAGAATATGATGACCCCAACGCAACAATATCAAACATACTCTCAGAGTTGCGATCATTT GGACGGTCTGTGGATTTTCCTCCGTCAAAGTTAAAGGCAGGCTATGGAGAGCAAGCATGTTATGTTCTTGATTGTTTAGCTGAACAAGCCTTAAAACATACTGGCTTTAGCTGGAAAAG ACCAGTATACCCAACAGAGGAGCTAGAAGAAGAAGCAATAATAGAAGATGATGCAGAATTGACACTTGATAAGCTGGAGGAAGAAATTGTG gaagaagaatcAGACAATGAAGAGAACTATATTGATCTGAATGTTCTAAAGGCACAAACATATAGATCA GATATCAATGAATCCACAAAACAAGAAGAGATTTTACAGTCCACAACAGATGCAGCGGAATGGAACCTAGAAGTGGAACGTGTTCTTCCACAACTAAAAGTTACAATCAGAACCGACAATAAG GATTGGCGAATCCATGTAGATCAAATGCATCAGCACAAAGATGGAATTGAATCTGCTTTAAAGGAGACTAGG GGTTACTTTGACAAACTTCATAATGAAATCAGTAGGACTCTTGAAAAGGTCAACAGTCGGGAAAAGTACATCAATAACCAGTTGGAACATTTGGTTCAAGAATATCGTACAGCACAAGCCCAGCTGAGTGAG